In one window of Streptomyces sp. FXJ1.172 DNA:
- a CDS encoding ATP-binding protein produces MSPTPPARRLRLGLPRRVFSQVLLMQVTIAAGVAVLATGLFLAPLSKQLDQEAMRRALAIAQTTAQDPQIAEGVLTTSPSSDGAVQKEAERIRRATHAEYIVVLDTHWVRWSHPTDSEIGHRVSTDPSDALAGREVMEIDEGTLGRSARGKVPLYDARHRIVGAVSVGIAYDSVRARLISAIPGLFAYAGGALAVGALAAWLISRRVQRQTRDLAFSDISALLAEREAMLHGIREGVVALDRGGRVRLLNDEARRLLGVGDEAVGRTPDEALGEGRTTDVLAGRVTGTDLLTVRGQRVLVANRMPTGDGGAVATLRDRTELEQLGRELDSTRGLIDALRAQDHEHANRMHTLLGLLELEMYDDAVEFVGEVVGDHRVTAEQITEKIQDPLLAALLVGKATVAAERGVALWVSERTWLPDRLIDPRALVTVVGNLVDNALDAVAGTLHARVEAELRSEGRTVVLRVRDTGPGIPADQRELVFTEGWSTKEPPAHGKRGIGLSLVRRLAERQGGSATAGAAGGGGAEFTVVLPEALTEPELDPAGRDVSRGPAAVAEQEAR; encoded by the coding sequence ATGAGTCCCACTCCCCCCGCACGCCGTCTTCGCCTCGGCCTGCCCCGGCGGGTGTTCTCACAGGTGCTGCTGATGCAGGTGACGATCGCCGCGGGGGTGGCGGTGCTCGCGACGGGGCTCTTCCTGGCCCCGCTGAGCAAGCAGCTGGACCAGGAGGCGATGCGCCGCGCGCTGGCCATCGCCCAGACCACCGCGCAGGACCCGCAGATCGCCGAGGGCGTCCTGACCACCTCGCCGTCCAGCGACGGCGCGGTGCAGAAGGAGGCCGAGCGGATCCGGCGGGCCACCCACGCCGAGTACATCGTGGTGCTGGACACCCACTGGGTGCGCTGGTCGCATCCGACGGACTCCGAGATCGGCCACCGCGTCTCGACGGACCCCAGCGACGCCCTGGCCGGCAGGGAGGTCATGGAGATCGACGAGGGCACCCTGGGGCGTTCGGCCCGCGGCAAGGTGCCGCTGTACGACGCACGGCACCGCATCGTCGGGGCGGTCTCGGTCGGCATCGCCTACGACAGCGTGCGGGCACGGCTGATCAGCGCGATCCCGGGGCTGTTCGCGTACGCGGGCGGGGCTCTCGCGGTGGGTGCGCTGGCGGCCTGGCTGATCTCCCGCCGGGTCCAGCGGCAGACCCGGGACCTGGCCTTCTCCGACATCTCGGCGCTTCTCGCCGAGCGCGAGGCGATGCTGCACGGCATCCGGGAGGGCGTGGTCGCCCTCGACCGCGGCGGCCGTGTCCGGCTGCTGAACGACGAGGCGCGGCGGCTGCTGGGCGTCGGGGACGAAGCCGTCGGCCGAACCCCCGACGAGGCGCTGGGCGAGGGCCGTACGACCGACGTCCTGGCCGGCCGGGTCACCGGCACCGATCTGCTCACCGTGCGCGGCCAGCGCGTGCTGGTCGCCAACCGCATGCCCACGGGCGACGGTGGCGCCGTGGCCACCCTGCGCGACCGCACCGAACTGGAGCAGCTGGGGCGGGAACTCGACTCCACGCGCGGGCTGATCGACGCCCTGCGCGCGCAGGACCACGAGCACGCCAACCGCATGCACACGCTGCTCGGGCTGCTGGAGCTGGAGATGTACGACGACGCCGTGGAGTTCGTCGGCGAGGTGGTCGGCGACCACCGGGTCACCGCCGAGCAGATCACCGAGAAGATCCAGGACCCGTTGCTGGCCGCGCTGCTGGTCGGCAAGGCCACGGTGGCGGCCGAGCGCGGAGTCGCCCTGTGGGTGTCGGAACGCACCTGGCTGCCGGACCGGCTGATCGATCCGCGGGCTCTGGTCACGGTCGTGGGCAATCTGGTGGACAACGCCCTCGACGCGGTGGCGGGCACGCTCCACGCGCGCGTGGAGGCCGAGTTGCGCAGCGAGGGCCGCACGGTCGTCCTGAGAGTGCGCGACACCGGCCCGGGGATCCCGGCGGACCAACGGGAGCTGGTCTTCACGGAAGGCTGGTCCACCAAGGAGCCACCGGCCCACGGCAAGCGCGGCATAGGGCTCTCGCTGGTGCGCCGGCTGGCCGAACGGCAGGGCGGCAGCGCGACGGCGGGCGCCGCTGGTGGCGGTGGCGCGGAGTTCACCGTGGTGCTGCCCGAGGCACTGACCGAACCGGAGCTGGACCCCGCGGGGCGCGACGTGTCCCGCGGGCCCGCTGCCGTCGCCGAACAGGAGGCACGATGA
- a CDS encoding DUF7342 family protein: MIEVLVVDDDTRVARVNAAYVEKVPGFRVAAEAHSATEALRQVATLPRLDLVLMDHYLPDDTGLAVVREMRRRGHQADVIMVTAARDVSTVRAAMRHGALQYLVKPFAFAGLRAKLEAYAELRRTLDRGGEAEQAEVDRIFGALSAPSEPGLPKGHSPTTAELVRQALMNAQGPLSAQEIAERTGVSRQTAQRYLKLLERTGRARLTLKYGDAGRPEHRYVWAARV; the protein is encoded by the coding sequence ATGATCGAGGTCCTGGTCGTGGACGACGACACCCGCGTCGCCCGGGTCAACGCCGCCTACGTGGAGAAGGTCCCGGGGTTCCGTGTGGCCGCCGAGGCGCACAGCGCGACCGAGGCGCTGCGCCAGGTGGCGACGCTGCCACGGCTGGACCTGGTCCTCATGGACCACTATCTGCCGGACGACACCGGCCTCGCGGTCGTCCGGGAGATGCGCCGGCGCGGCCACCAGGCCGACGTGATCATGGTGACGGCGGCGCGGGACGTGTCGACCGTGCGGGCGGCGATGCGGCACGGGGCGCTGCAGTACCTGGTGAAACCGTTCGCCTTCGCCGGCCTGCGAGCCAAGCTGGAAGCGTACGCCGAGCTGCGGCGCACCCTGGACCGCGGCGGCGAGGCCGAACAGGCGGAGGTGGACCGCATCTTCGGCGCCCTGTCCGCACCGTCGGAGCCCGGCCTGCCCAAGGGGCACTCCCCCACGACGGCCGAGCTGGTGCGCCAGGCACTGATGAATGCCCAGGGACCGCTGTCCGCACAGGAGATCGCCGAGCGGACGGGGGTGAGCCGGCAGACCGCCCAGCGTTATCTGAAGCTCCTGGAGCGCACGGGACGGGCCCGGCTGACTCTCAAGTACGGCGACGCGGGCCGCCCGGAACACCGTTACGTGTGGGCGGCCCGCGTCTGA
- a CDS encoding ABC transporter substrate-binding protein gives MRKTARYTSLTAAGLLALSSLTACANDAAGSTADAGSGGGGKGESVKIMVGGLDKVIYLPAMLTQRLGYFQAEGLNVQLLSEPAGVQAETALVSGQVQGAVGFYDHTLDLQVKGKSVESVVQFSHAPGEVEVVSDKAAGSLTSPKDFKGRKLGVTSLGSSTDFLTKYLAVKNGVSVSEFTPVSVGAGPTFIAALQKGAIDGGMTTDPTVATILDKKAGKILLDMRTPQGSQEALGGPYPSSSMYMTTDWVNGHKDTVQKLVNACVKTLKWMSTHSADEIAAKMPADYSQGNKALYAQAIKSTLPMFTDDGVMPQGGPETVEKVLKSFNPGIKNAKVDLSKTYTTEFVKAVK, from the coding sequence ATGCGCAAGACCGCCAGATACACCTCCCTGACCGCTGCCGGCCTGCTTGCCCTCTCCTCGCTCACCGCCTGCGCCAACGACGCGGCCGGCTCCACCGCCGACGCCGGCAGCGGCGGGGGCGGCAAGGGCGAGTCCGTCAAGATCATGGTCGGTGGCCTGGACAAGGTCATCTACCTGCCCGCGATGCTCACCCAGCGCCTCGGCTACTTCCAGGCCGAGGGACTGAACGTCCAGCTGCTCAGTGAGCCCGCCGGTGTCCAGGCCGAGACCGCGCTCGTCTCGGGCCAGGTGCAGGGAGCGGTCGGCTTCTACGACCACACCCTCGACCTCCAGGTGAAGGGCAAGTCGGTGGAGTCGGTCGTGCAGTTCTCCCACGCGCCCGGCGAGGTGGAGGTCGTCTCGGACAAGGCGGCGGGCAGCCTCACCTCGCCGAAGGACTTCAAGGGCCGCAAGCTGGGGGTGACCAGCCTCGGCTCCTCCACCGACTTCCTCACCAAGTACCTGGCGGTCAAGAACGGCGTCAGCGTCAGCGAGTTCACGCCGGTCTCCGTCGGCGCCGGCCCGACCTTCATCGCGGCCCTGCAGAAGGGCGCGATCGACGGCGGTATGACCACCGACCCGACCGTCGCGACGATCCTGGACAAGAAGGCGGGCAAGATCCTCCTCGACATGCGCACCCCCCAGGGCTCACAGGAGGCGCTGGGCGGCCCGTACCCGTCGTCAAGTATGTACATGACGACGGACTGGGTGAATGGACACAAGGACACCGTCCAGAAGCTGGTCAACGCATGCGTCAAGACGCTCAAGTGGATGTCCACCCACAGTGCCGACGAGATCGCCGCCAAGATGCCTGCCGACTACTCCCAGGGCAACAAGGCGCTCTACGCGCAGGCCATCAAGAGCACCCTGCCGATGTTCACTGACGACGGCGTGATGCCCCAAGGCGGCCCCGAGACCGTGGAGAAGGTGCTCAAGTCGTTCAACCCCGGCATCAAGAACGCCAAGGTCGACCTGAGCAAGACGTACACGACCGAGTTCGTCAAGGCCGTCAAGTAA
- a CDS encoding ABC transporter permease, which translates to MSPEVLSTPAVETAKLPDRAQSRAQAARRRKLLVNTVRVVLLVAVLGLWEALSRAEVIDPFNFSMPSKIWDQIWTWVTHGTALGSLGEQIWYTLYEALLGWVIGVIAGVLLGIALGRIRLLAEVLGPYIKVLNSIPRIVLAPIFLIWFGLGPSSKIASAVVLVFFPVFFNAFQGAREVDRNLVANARILGASDRRVTLQVVIPSATSWIFTSLHVSFGFALIGAIVGEYIGATKGIGLLVSQSQNTFNAAGVYAAMVILAVVALVAEGLLTFAERRIFRWKPAGSDN; encoded by the coding sequence ATGTCGCCTGAGGTTCTGAGCACACCGGCCGTCGAGACGGCCAAGCTCCCCGATCGCGCGCAGAGCCGTGCCCAGGCCGCCCGCCGCCGCAAGCTCCTCGTCAACACCGTGCGCGTGGTACTGCTGGTGGCCGTACTCGGACTGTGGGAGGCGCTGTCCCGGGCGGAGGTCATCGACCCGTTCAACTTCTCGATGCCCTCGAAGATCTGGGACCAGATCTGGACCTGGGTGACGCACGGCACCGCGCTCGGCTCCCTGGGCGAGCAGATCTGGTACACGCTCTACGAGGCACTGCTCGGCTGGGTCATCGGTGTGATCGCCGGTGTGCTGCTCGGTATTGCGCTCGGGCGGATCAGATTGCTCGCCGAGGTCCTTGGTCCATACATCAAGGTGCTCAACTCGATCCCCAGGATCGTCCTTGCGCCCATCTTCCTGATCTGGTTCGGGCTCGGGCCCTCCTCCAAGATCGCCTCCGCTGTGGTGCTCGTCTTCTTCCCGGTGTTCTTCAACGCCTTCCAGGGTGCCCGTGAGGTGGACCGCAACCTGGTGGCCAACGCCCGCATCCTGGGCGCCAGCGACCGCAGGGTGACCCTCCAGGTGGTCATCCCGTCGGCCACCTCCTGGATCTTCACCAGCCTCCACGTCAGCTTCGGCTTCGCGCTCATCGGTGCCATCGTCGGCGAGTACATCGGCGCGACCAAGGGCATCGGACTGCTCGTCTCGCAGTCGCAGAACACCTTCAACGCGGCCGGTGTCTACGCCGCGATGGTCATCCTCGCCGTCGTCGCTCTCGTCGCCGAGGGACTGCTGACCTTCGCCGAACGCCGCATCTTCCGCTGGAAGCCCGCCGGTTCCGACAACTGA
- a CDS encoding ABC transporter ATP-binding protein: MSAHTSPAIELRGASKTFRTPSGGLHTAVRGLDLTVERGEFVAVVGPTGCGKSTTLTLVSGLEEPTEGEVLVAGKPVDGVGDKVGFVFQQDATFPWRTVLSNVMSGPRFRGVPKAEAKEKARDWLSRVGLAGFEDRYPHQLSGGQRKRVALAATFVNDPAILLMDEPFSALDVQTRALMSDELLELWEGTGASVVFVTHDLEESIALADKVVVMTAGPATVKQVFDIGLPRPRKVESVRLEPQFIEIYREIWESLGEEVRITRERGAAHVA, from the coding sequence ATGAGCGCACACACCAGCCCCGCCATCGAGCTGCGGGGCGCGAGCAAGACCTTCAGAACCCCGTCCGGGGGGCTGCACACGGCCGTGCGCGGCCTGGACCTCACCGTCGAGCGCGGCGAGTTCGTGGCCGTCGTCGGACCGACCGGCTGTGGCAAGTCCACGACGCTGACGCTGGTCAGCGGCCTGGAGGAGCCCACCGAGGGCGAAGTGCTGGTGGCCGGGAAGCCGGTCGACGGCGTCGGCGACAAGGTCGGCTTCGTCTTCCAGCAGGACGCCACGTTCCCCTGGCGCACGGTGCTGTCCAACGTCATGTCCGGCCCGCGCTTTCGGGGCGTGCCGAAGGCGGAGGCCAAGGAGAAGGCACGGGACTGGCTGTCCCGGGTCGGGCTCGCCGGTTTCGAGGACCGTTATCCGCACCAGCTCTCCGGCGGACAGCGCAAGCGCGTCGCCCTCGCCGCCACCTTCGTCAACGACCCTGCGATCCTGCTGATGGACGAGCCGTTCTCCGCACTCGACGTGCAGACCAGGGCGCTGATGTCCGACGAGCTGCTGGAGCTGTGGGAGGGCACGGGCGCCTCGGTCGTCTTCGTCACCCACGACCTGGAGGAGTCCATCGCGCTCGCCGACAAGGTCGTCGTGATGACCGCCGGTCCCGCGACCGTGAAGCAGGTCTTCGACATCGGCCTGCCGCGGCCGCGCAAGGTCGAATCGGTTCGCCTGGAGCCGCAGTTCATCGAGATCTACCGCGAGATCTGGGAGTCGCTCGGCGAAGAGGTCCGCATCACCCGCGAGAGGGGTGCCGCCCATGTCGCCTGA
- a CDS encoding response regulator gives MIDVLVVDDDFRVAEINAKYVGKVPGFRVTARAHNAAQALATVERGTVDLVLLDHYLPDRTGLDLVHRMREQGHGTDVIMITAASEVTTVQQAMRLGALHYLVKPFTFAALRARLESYAALRRTVDRVGGRGLTGQEQVDRIFGALRTAPAPSAPGLPSGHSEPTTDLICGILHRAGQPLSAHEVAARTGLSRSTAQRYLRHLEQAGRLRLSLKYGDTGRPEHRYAWVAP, from the coding sequence ATGATTGACGTCCTCGTGGTGGACGACGACTTCCGCGTCGCAGAGATAAACGCCAAGTACGTGGGAAAGGTTCCCGGATTCCGGGTGACCGCCCGCGCGCACAACGCCGCCCAGGCTCTGGCCACCGTCGAACGCGGCACGGTCGACCTGGTCCTGCTCGACCACTATCTGCCGGACCGGACCGGCCTCGACCTCGTCCACCGCATGCGGGAGCAGGGCCACGGCACGGACGTCATCATGATCACGGCGGCCAGTGAGGTGACGACCGTCCAGCAGGCGATGCGCCTGGGGGCCCTGCACTACCTGGTCAAACCGTTCACCTTCGCCGCCCTGCGCGCCCGCCTCGAGTCCTACGCCGCCCTGCGGCGCACGGTCGACCGCGTGGGCGGCCGGGGCCTGACGGGCCAGGAGCAGGTCGACCGTATCTTCGGGGCGCTGCGGACGGCTCCCGCACCGTCGGCGCCCGGCCTGCCCAGCGGCCACTCCGAGCCCACGACGGACCTGATCTGCGGCATCCTGCACCGCGCGGGCCAGCCGCTGTCGGCTCACGAGGTGGCCGCCAGGACTGGCCTGAGCCGCTCCACGGCCCAGCGCTACCTCCGCCATCTGGAACAGGCCGGCCGGCTGCGGCTCTCTCTGAAGTACGGCGACACCGGCCGGCCCGAGCACCGGTACGCCTGGGTCGCGCCCTAG
- a CDS encoding solute symporter family protein — MTGEHQTLALLLFSGFVAVTLGITTWVSRRRHGSAEEFYAGGRLFSPMENGFAIAGDYMSAASFLGVTGLIALYGYDGLLYVVGFLVAWLVVLFLVAELVRNCGRFTLADVVAARMSERPVRIAVGTSSVTVSVLYLVAQMVGAGSLVALLLGRTSGEAQAWTVIGVGALMVIYVSLGGMRATTWIQIVKAVLLLSGTVVLTVLVLLRFHGDFDRLLLTAAERSGHGRAFLAPGLKYGGNWTARVDFISLGLALVLGTAGLPHILSRFYTVPTARAARRSAVWSIGLIGGFYLMTIVLGLGAAAVVGTDAVRASNAAGNTAVPLLALDLGGGAGSTGGTVLFAVVAAIAFATILAVVAGITLASSASVAHDLYASLRRPHGKARSEVTVARFAALGIGVVAIAIGLVARDLNVAYLVGLAFAVAASANLPVLLYSLFWRGFTTRGAAWAVYGGLIPALGLVVLSPVVSGSPGSLFPGADFQYFPLQNPGIVSIPLGFLAGWLGTVTSDEVPDEAKYAETEVRSLTGAGAV, encoded by the coding sequence GTGACCGGTGAGCATCAGACGCTGGCGCTGCTGCTGTTCAGCGGCTTCGTGGCCGTCACTCTTGGGATCACGACGTGGGTGAGCCGGCGGCGGCACGGTTCGGCGGAGGAGTTCTACGCGGGCGGCAGGCTGTTCTCCCCGATGGAAAATGGTTTCGCCATCGCGGGTGACTACATGTCGGCGGCTTCCTTCCTCGGGGTCACCGGGCTCATCGCGCTCTACGGGTACGACGGGCTGCTGTATGTCGTGGGCTTCCTGGTGGCGTGGCTGGTGGTGCTGTTCCTGGTGGCTGAACTGGTCCGTAACTGCGGGCGGTTCACCCTGGCCGACGTGGTGGCCGCGCGGATGAGCGAGCGGCCGGTGCGGATCGCCGTGGGAACGTCCTCGGTCACGGTGTCCGTTCTGTATCTGGTGGCGCAAATGGTCGGCGCGGGCAGTCTGGTGGCGCTGCTGCTGGGGCGGACGAGCGGCGAGGCCCAGGCCTGGACGGTCATCGGGGTCGGCGCGCTCATGGTGATCTATGTGTCGTTGGGAGGGATGCGGGCCACCACCTGGATCCAGATCGTCAAGGCGGTGCTGCTGCTGAGCGGGACGGTCGTGCTGACCGTGCTCGTCCTGCTGCGCTTCCACGGCGACTTCGACCGTCTGCTGCTCACGGCGGCGGAGCGCAGTGGACACGGCAGGGCGTTCCTGGCGCCGGGTCTGAAGTACGGGGGGAACTGGACCGCCCGCGTGGACTTCATCAGCCTGGGCCTCGCCCTGGTACTGGGTACGGCCGGGCTGCCGCACATCCTGTCGCGCTTCTACACCGTGCCCACCGCGCGGGCCGCACGCCGCTCCGCCGTGTGGTCCATCGGGCTGATCGGTGGCTTCTACCTGATGACGATCGTCCTCGGCCTGGGGGCGGCGGCGGTAGTCGGGACGGACGCGGTGCGCGCCTCGAACGCGGCCGGGAACACGGCGGTGCCGCTGCTCGCCCTCGACCTGGGCGGCGGCGCGGGCTCCACTGGTGGAACGGTTCTCTTTGCGGTCGTCGCCGCCATCGCCTTCGCCACGATCCTCGCCGTGGTCGCCGGTATCACGCTCGCCTCGTCGGCCTCGGTGGCGCACGACCTGTACGCGTCGCTGCGGCGGCCGCACGGCAAAGCACGCAGCGAGGTCACGGTGGCGCGGTTCGCGGCGCTCGGTATCGGTGTCGTGGCGATCGCGATCGGCCTGGTGGCCCGAGACCTGAACGTCGCCTACCTCGTCGGCCTGGCCTTCGCGGTCGCCGCGTCGGCGAACCTGCCCGTGCTGCTGTACTCGCTGTTCTGGCGCGGCTTCACCACCCGCGGCGCGGCGTGGGCCGTATACGGCGGGCTGATCCCGGCGCTCGGCCTCGTGGTGCTGTCCCCGGTGGTCTCCGGCAGCCCGGGCTCGCTGTTCCCGGGCGCCGACTTCCAGTACTTCCCGTTGCAGAACCCGGGCATCGTCTCCATCCCGCTCGGCTTCCTGGCCGGCTGGCTGGGCACGGTGACCTCGGACGAGGTCCCCGACGAGGCCAAGTACGCCGAGACCGAGGTGCGGTCGCTGACCGGAGCGGGGGCCGTATAG
- a CDS encoding DUF485 domain-containing protein, translating to MQSSNGRARGAGDDPESSAGNQEERGAPPRDVTYEDPWYDALASGWGELDGAGMPAPVVPSSRGERGRPPVRARDVYVEVQRSAAFREVRSRYRRFVVPAVAVFLVWYVGYVAAATTAPGLMARPVTGAVNVGMLAGLGQFLTTFLFTWAYARHARLRRDRAALELRWDTQELARGMREAPRDR from the coding sequence ATGCAGTCAAGCAACGGTCGTGCCCGTGGAGCCGGGGACGATCCCGAGAGTTCGGCCGGGAACCAGGAAGAGCGCGGTGCGCCGCCGCGCGATGTGACGTACGAGGATCCTTGGTACGACGCGCTGGCCTCCGGCTGGGGTGAGCTGGACGGCGCCGGGATGCCGGCGCCGGTGGTGCCGTCCTCGCGCGGAGAGCGGGGAAGACCGCCGGTTCGCGCGCGTGACGTGTACGTCGAGGTGCAGCGCAGCGCGGCCTTCCGGGAGGTGCGCAGCAGGTACCGGCGGTTCGTCGTGCCGGCAGTCGCCGTCTTCCTCGTCTGGTACGTGGGGTATGTGGCCGCCGCCACGACGGCGCCGGGGCTCATGGCCCGGCCCGTGACGGGCGCGGTGAACGTGGGCATGCTGGCCGGGCTCGGTCAGTTCCTCACCACATTCCTGTTCACCTGGGCCTACGCCCGGCATGCGCGGCTGCGCAGGGACCGGGCGGCGCTGGAGCTGCGCTGGGACACCCAGGAGCTGGCGCGCGGGATGCGGGAGGCGCCTCGTGACCGGTGA
- a CDS encoding response regulator transcription factor, translating to MTKAEEEKKPARVVVADDQTVVREGIVMLLGLLPGVEVVGAAGDGEEAVQLVEELAPDVVLMDLRMPRCDGVEATRRIRAQYPGTQVVVLTTYADDESLFPALRAGARGYLTKDAGGDEIVRAVESVLSGDAGLSPSVQRRLLERLSQPEPGPVPAAEPAPDGLTARETEVLRLIAEGLSNQEIARRLHVSTATVKTHINNLFAKTGLKDRAQAVRYAYGKGLVRPPTQ from the coding sequence ATGACCAAGGCGGAGGAGGAGAAGAAGCCCGCGCGGGTGGTGGTCGCCGACGACCAGACCGTGGTGCGGGAAGGCATCGTGATGCTGCTCGGGCTGCTGCCCGGGGTGGAGGTCGTGGGCGCGGCGGGAGACGGCGAGGAGGCGGTGCAACTGGTCGAGGAACTGGCCCCGGACGTCGTCCTGATGGATCTCAGGATGCCCCGCTGCGACGGCGTCGAGGCCACCCGGAGGATCCGGGCGCAGTATCCCGGCACCCAGGTCGTGGTGCTGACCACGTACGCGGACGACGAGTCGCTGTTCCCCGCCCTGCGGGCCGGTGCCCGGGGCTATCTGACCAAGGACGCGGGCGGTGACGAGATCGTGCGTGCGGTGGAGAGCGTGCTGTCGGGGGACGCGGGGCTGTCGCCGAGCGTCCAGCGCCGGCTGCTGGAACGGCTGTCGCAGCCCGAGCCCGGCCCGGTGCCAGCCGCCGAGCCGGCGCCCGACGGGCTGACCGCGCGTGAGACCGAGGTTCTGCGGCTGATCGCCGAGGGACTCAGCAATCAGGAGATCGCCCGCAGGCTGCACGTGTCGACCGCGACGGTGAAGACGCACATCAACAATCTCTTCGCCAAGACGGGTCTCAAGGACCGGGCACAGGCGGTGCGTTATGCCTACGGCAAGGGACTGGTGAGACCGCCCACGCAGTGA
- a CDS encoding sensor histidine kinase translates to MTENLWTHWPSREALGRAGVSRPRRMLAWAVRLLVLALLLWGAFNQKRVGIEGAFVAAAGVLLAGVVSWAFFRTTYQHRLVSSLVLISVLLALAVAAEATGFRGPALVLWCGCGISALERLPLAAAVPVTSVALASYSAFNNDVWLTTAATVAGMALAGYVLRLDAEARGNAQRLLAQERAARAAEAESAALAERTRIAREIHDVLAHSLSAQLVHLEAARLLIENGAERERILERVVAARGMARDGLAETRQALSALRGDLTPLEDFLSELVSGAHGAEVTVTGERRPLSAEASQAVRRVAQEALTNVRKHAQGAKVQLRLEYSEHEVTLNVRDSGGPPGELTRSGGGYGLLGMRERAELLGGSLDAGPDEEGFVVTLKVPV, encoded by the coding sequence GTGACGGAAAACCTCTGGACGCACTGGCCGTCGAGAGAGGCGCTCGGCCGCGCGGGAGTCAGCCGGCCCCGGCGCATGCTCGCCTGGGCCGTGAGGCTGCTCGTGCTCGCGCTGCTCCTGTGGGGGGCGTTCAACCAGAAGCGCGTGGGCATCGAAGGAGCGTTTGTCGCGGCAGCGGGGGTGCTCCTCGCCGGTGTTGTCTCCTGGGCCTTCTTCCGAACCACCTACCAGCACCGGCTGGTGTCCTCGCTCGTGCTCATCAGCGTGCTTCTGGCCCTCGCGGTCGCCGCCGAGGCCACAGGGTTCAGAGGACCGGCCCTGGTGCTCTGGTGCGGCTGCGGAATCAGTGCCCTGGAGCGGCTGCCGCTCGCCGCGGCCGTACCCGTGACCTCCGTGGCCCTGGCCTCGTACTCCGCCTTCAACAACGACGTCTGGCTGACCACCGCCGCCACGGTGGCGGGCATGGCCCTCGCCGGATATGTCCTGCGGCTGGACGCGGAAGCCCGTGGAAACGCGCAGCGGCTCCTCGCCCAGGAGCGCGCCGCCAGAGCGGCCGAGGCGGAGTCCGCCGCGCTGGCCGAGCGAACCCGGATCGCCCGCGAGATCCACGACGTGCTGGCCCACAGCCTCTCGGCGCAGCTGGTGCACCTGGAGGCGGCCCGGCTGCTGATCGAGAACGGCGCCGAGCGCGAACGGATCCTGGAGCGGGTGGTGGCCGCGCGGGGCATGGCTCGTGACGGGCTCGCGGAGACCCGGCAGGCCCTGTCCGCGCTGCGGGGGGACCTGACCCCGCTGGAGGATTTCCTGAGCGAACTCGTCAGCGGAGCCCACGGTGCCGAGGTCACTGTCACGGGTGAGCGCAGACCCCTGTCGGCCGAGGCCTCCCAGGCCGTGCGCCGGGTCGCGCAGGAGGCGCTCACCAACGTCCGCAAGCACGCCCAGGGCGCCAAAGTGCAACTGCGGCTCGAATACAGCGAGCACGAAGTGACGCTGAATGTACGGGACTCGGGCGGACCGCCGGGCGAACTCACGAGATCCGGAGGCGGGTACGGTCTGCTGGGTATGCGCGAGCGGGCCGAGTTGCTGGGTGGCTCGCTGGACGCGGGGCCGGACGAGGAGGGGTTCGTGGTGACGCTGAAGGTGCCGGTATGA
- a CDS encoding CcdC protein domain-containing protein, translating to MSGLVNALVIVVVAAIVIARQFRARAINTDRRWWLLPVILAVVAVREPGILDAHHRAESAVLLVVELVIGLAMGAGWAWTTRVWRAQDGVVWTKSTKASGAVWVVGIALRIGLFALGRALGLHQDSAALMLGFAATLLVRGGILVWRAQSLGAANRPAPAYGDGMRSARKERV from the coding sequence ATGTCCGGGCTCGTCAACGCGCTGGTGATCGTGGTCGTAGCCGCCATAGTGATCGCGCGGCAGTTCCGCGCCCGCGCGATCAACACAGACCGGCGTTGGTGGCTGCTCCCCGTGATCCTTGCCGTCGTCGCAGTGCGCGAGCCCGGCATACTCGACGCCCACCACCGCGCCGAGTCCGCCGTACTGCTCGTGGTGGAGCTGGTCATCGGTCTTGCCATGGGCGCCGGCTGGGCCTGGACGACCCGCGTCTGGAGGGCCCAGGACGGCGTCGTGTGGACCAAGAGCACCAAGGCGAGCGGCGCCGTATGGGTCGTGGGCATCGCCCTGCGGATCGGGCTCTTCGCTCTCGGCCGCGCGCTCGGCCTGCACCAGGACAGCGCCGCACTGATGCTCGGCTTCGCCGCCACCTTGCTGGTCCGCGGCGGCATCCTGGTCTGGCGGGCCCAGTCTCTCGGCGCCGCGAACCGTCCTGCCCCGGCGTACGGTGACGGCATGCGGTCGGCCCGGAAGGAGCGCGTGTGA